TGGCAAGTAAAGGATACAATAGAATTACAACATGTTGAGGATGGTATTTCTGTTATGTATTTAAATGATAGTTATCATGGTAAACCATTAGCCAGAGCAAGTCAGTCAAATGGTAGTGTTTGCACTGATACACATGGCGACAAAGTTGCATATTATAAAGATATCGATATTGGCTTTACTCGTGATTTTACCCAGATTACTGCTACAGGTTGGTTTATTGATACAAGTTACACACAAAATCTTCCATCTGGTTTGCATGATTTTTATGCAGTTGCTCAACATGAATTAGGTCATGCTCATGGAATAGACCATGTAAATGATAATACTGATTTAATGTATTATACAATATCTTATGGTCCAACTACATATGCGAATCGGAGAGATTTATATAGCAGTGCTAATGCAATTTATGGTGGTGTATATGTTTTAGATAAAAGTGGACTTATGACTTCTTGCGGTAACATTTCGATTATGTTGCCTGCTACTGCTGAA
The sequence above is a segment of the Spirochaetota bacterium genome. Coding sequences within it:
- a CDS encoding zinc-dependent metalloprotease codes for the protein WQVKDTIELQHVEDGISVMYLNDSYHGKPLARASQSNGSVCTDTHGDKVAYYKDIDIGFTRDFTQITATGWFIDTSYTQNLPSGLHDFYAVAQHELGHAHGIDHVNDNTDLMYYTISYGPTTYANRRDLYSSANAIYGGVYVLDKSGLMTSCGNISIMLPATAENCESNIGVSELFNNDIIIQAYPNPIDAILNIKYSLKRNSDISFSIYDFMGRNIKYVLNQKSYIGENSVEINFSDYPSGIYFLKINLGFKSETIKLIKL